From Toxorhynchites rutilus septentrionalis strain SRP chromosome 2, ASM2978413v1, whole genome shotgun sequence, a single genomic window includes:
- the LOC129767455 gene encoding pro-resilin, protein MMKFLGLSLCLALTIVDQTLAQNNQYLPPDKGYAYDKPNQPFPSAPKPQQVPRPPAPTPGRPAPSYGPPAADDHHHEPGMPFDFNYNVNDLDTGNDYSHNAVSDGDVTRGEYRVQLPDGRTQVVRYTADWKNGYNAEVSYEGEAKYPEGPGQGGANAGGYKY, encoded by the exons GGTCTCTCTCTTTGTCTGGCACTGACCATCGTAGATCAGACGCTAGCACAGAACAACCAGTACCTACCTCCTGACAAGGGCTATGCTTACGATAAACCAAACCAGCCTTTCCCGTCCGCCCCTAAGCCACAGCAGGTTCCACGTCCACCAGCGCCTACACCTGGCCGACCAGCACCTTCCTACGGCCCACCAGCCGCGGATGAT CATCACCACGAGCCCGGAATGCCGTTCGATTTCAACTACAACGTAAACGACCTCGATACCGGCAATGATTACTCGCACAACGCCGTGAGTGACGGCGACGTGACCCGTGGTGAGTACCGCGTTCAGCTGCCCGACGGACGGACTCAGGTCGTGCGTTACACTGCCGACTGGAAGAACGGATACAACGCAGAG GTGTCGTACGAAGGAGAAGCTAAATACCCGGAAGGTCCAGGACAGGGCGGCGCTAATGCTGGCGGATACAAGTACTAA